In Gossypium arboreum isolate Shixiya-1 chromosome 5, ASM2569848v2, whole genome shotgun sequence, a single genomic region encodes these proteins:
- the LOC108489894 gene encoding cyclin-D3-1-like — translation MALNSSFVFDALYCLEENWEEEPREGYFVEVEEEGSCYNHGINKSNSFPTLLDQDLSWEGDELSSLLSKEEQNLLYDSLQSNGNLAGARREAVEWMLKVNAHYSFSALTAVLAVNYLDRFLLTFPFQSEKPWMSQLAAIACLSLAAKVEETQVPLLLDLQVEESRYVFEPKTIQRMEILVLSTLQWKMNPVTPLSFLDYIARRLGLKDHLCWEFLRRCDRTLISVISDSRFMCYLPSVMATATMLHVVDCVEPNLRVEYENQLLGILGIDKEKVDECCKLITDLVTTIVQGNLSKKRRFSSSIPRSPNGVMDVWFSSDSSNDSWAVASSVSSSPEPQSKKSRTQQQQLLEKLSHGPLDFLSIPR, via the exons ATGGCTTTGAACTCTTCTTTTGTTTTTGATGCACTTTATTGTTTAGAAGAGAATTGGGAGGAAGAACCCAGAGAAGGCTACTTTGTGGAAGTAGAAGAAGAAGGAAGTTGTTACAATCATGGGATTAATAAGTCGAACTCTTTTCCCACTTTGTTAGACCAAGACTTATCCTGGGAAGGCGATGAACTTTCCTCTTTACTTTCAAAAGAAGAGCAGAATCTACTGTATGATAGCCTTCAAAGCAATGGGAATCTAGCTGGGGCTCGCCGTGAAGCTGTGGAATGGATGTTAAAAGTCAATGCTCACTATTCCTTCTCTGCTCTCACCGCTGTTCTTGCCGTCAACTATCTTGATAGATTCTTGCTTACCTTTCCGTTCCAAAGTGAGAAGCCGTGGATGTCTCAACTAGCTGCTATAGCTTGTCTTTCTCTTGCTGCCAAAGTGGAGGAAACCCAAGTGCCTCTCTTGCTGGACTTGCAA GTTGAGGAGAGCAGGTATGTGTTTGAGCCCAAAACCATCCAAAGAATGGAGATTTTGGTACTCTCCACCCTTCAATGGAAGATGAACCCTGTTACCCCACTTTCATTTCTTGATTACATTGCAAGGAGGCTTGGATTAAAGGACCATCTTTGTTGGGAATTCCTTAGGAGATGTGACCGCACTTTAATCTCTGTTATTTCAG ACTCTAGGTTTATGTGCTACCTTCCTTCTGTAATGGCCACTGCTACAATGTTGCACGTTGTGGATTGCGTAGAACCTAATCTTAGAGTTGAATACGAAAACCAGCTATTAGGCATCCTGGGAATTGATAAG GAGAAGGTAGATGAATGCTGTAAGCTGATAACAGATCTGGTAACAACAATAGTTCAAGGGAACCTATCAAAGAAACGTAGGTTTAGTAGCTCCATTCCACGCAGCCCGAATGGCGTAATGGATGTGTGGTTTAGTTCCGACAGCTCGAACGATTCGTGGGCGGTGGCATCATCCGTGTCCTCTTCACCCGAGCCTCAATCCAAGAAGAGCAGAACTCAACAACAACAGCTTCTGGAAAAGCTAAGCCACGGTCCTTTAGATTTTCTCAGCATTCCTCGCTAA
- the LOC108452207 gene encoding probable carbohydrate esterase At4g34215: MLSFIALALLAYALPIECQNLLKHKLNIIILAGQSNMAGRGGVANETSTGIGTWDGVVPPQCQPNPSIFRLSADLAWVKAREPIHADIDARKTDGVGPGMSFANAVLTKDPNFGVVGLVPCAVGGTTISQWQKGEFLYEQLVKRADMAQQSGGVYRAMLWYQGEADTVNEEDVELYKGRLKTFFDNLSSDLHAPLLPIFQVILASGEGPYVEEVREAQLNIGLPNVKCVDAKGLPLEPDDLHLTTQAQVRLGEMLADAYLRFKPRSLQSNNVPTPCSNFVPFFIITAQFLWIILT, translated from the exons ATGCTTTCCTTCATTGCCTTGGCTCTTCTGGCTTACGCCTTACCAATCGAATGTCAAAATCTACTTAAACATAAATTGAACATAATTATCCTGGCCGGACAAAGCAACATGGCCGGTCGTGGAGGTGTAGCCAACGAAACATCGACCGGCATTGGGACATGGGACGGTGTTGTTCCTCCACAGTGTCAACCTAACCCTTCCATCTTCCGGTTGAGTGCGGACCTGGCGTGGGTCAAAGCCCGTGAGCCAATCCATGCTGACATTGACGCCAGGAAGACAGATGGGGTTGGACCTGGGATGTCTTTTGCCAATGCGGTGCTGACCAAGGACCCCAACTTTGGGGTGGTGGGGTTGGTGCCTTGTGCGGTTGGAGGGACTACTATCAGCCAATGGCAGAAAGGGGAGTTTCTTTATGAGCAGTTGGTAAAGAGAGCTGATATGGCGCAGCAGAGCGGAGGAGTTTATAGAGCAATGCTTTGGTATCAAGGCGAGGCCGATACAGTCAATGAAGAAGATGTTGAATTGTATAAAGGTAGATTGAAGACATTTTTCGACAATTTAAGTTCTGATCTGCACGCACCTTTGCTCCCAATATTCCAG GTGATTCTAGCATCAGGAGAGGGACCTTACGTTGAGGAAGTGAGAGAAGCCCAGTTAAATATAGGCCTGCCAAATGTGAAATGCGTGGACGCAAAGGGACTACCATTGGAACCAGATGACCTACATCTTACCACTCAAGCCCAAGTGAGACTTGGGGAGATGTTGGCTGACGCATACCTTCGGTTCAAGCCCAGGTCGTTGCAAAGTAACAATGTCCCAACCCCTTGTTCTAATTTTGTTCCTTTCTTTATAATAACTGCTCAATTTCTCTGGATCATTCTCACCTAG
- the LOC108450174 gene encoding probable isoaspartyl peptidase/L-asparaginase 2 — protein sequence MGAWAIAVHGGAGVDPNLPKERQDEAKRLLTRCLDIGISALRSNVPAIDVVELVVRELETDPLFNSGRGSALTEKGTVEMEASIMDGPKRRCGAVSGLTTVKNPISLARLVMEKSPHSYLTTPGAEEFAKKQGVEMVDNDYFITEDNVGMLKLAKEANSILFDYRIPTVGTCGAAVDSHLQMNGLPISVYAPETVGCVVVDKEGRCAAGTSTGGLMNKMSGRIGDSPIIGAGTYACELCGVSCTGEGEAIIRSTLARDVAAVMEYKGLNLHEAVDYVIKNRLNEGKAGLIAVSKNGEVACGFNTTGMFRGCATEGGFMEVGVW from the exons ATGGGAGCCTGGGCTATCGCTGTACATGGTGGCGCTGGTGTCGACCCTAATCTCCCTAAGGAAAGACAAGACGAGGCTAAGAGACTCCTCACTCGTTGCCTTGATATTGGCATCTCTGCTCTCCGCTCTAATGTCCCCGCCATTGACGTCGTTGAACTTGTT GTGAGAGAACTGGAAACAGACCCGCTGTTCAACTCCGGGCGTGGGTCTGCTCTTACGGAGAAAGGAACAGTAGAAATGGAAGCCAGCATTATGGACGGGCCTAAAAGGAGATGCGGTGCCGTTTCTGGCTTAACCACGGTTAAGAACCCAATCTCCCTCGCCCGTCTCGTCATGGAGAAATCACCGCATTCTTATTTGACCACCCCGGGAGCCGAAGAGTTTGCCAAGAAACAG GGCGTGGAGATGGTGGACAATGATTACTTCATCACAGAAGATAACGTGGGGATGCTTAAGTTGGCTAAAGAAGCAAACTCAATCCTG TTTGATTACCGTATCCCGACAGTTGGCACCTGCGGTGCAGCTGTGGACAGCCATTTGCAGATGAACGGGCTCCCGATCAGCGTCTACGCACCGGAGACAGTTGGGTGTGTGGTGGTTGACAAGGAGGGTCGGTGCGCTGCAGGCACTTCAACTGGTGGGCTCATGAACAAGATGTCAGGAAGGATCGGTGACTCGCCCATTATAGGTGCAGGGACCTACGCATGTGAGTTGTGCGGGGTGTCGTGCACAGGGGAAGGAGAAGCAATCATCCGAAGCACCCTGGCAAGGGATGTAGCTGCGGTTATGGAGTACAAAGGGTTGAATCTTCATGAGGCAGTGGATTATGTGATAAAGAACAGGTTGAACGAAGGTAAAGCAGGCCTAATTGCTGTGTCGAAGAATGGTGAGGTGGCTTGTGGGTTTAACACCACTGGGATGTTTAGGGGCTGCGCCACCGAGGGTGGGTTTATGGAGGTTGGTGTCTGgtaa